In Aspergillus fumigatus Af293 chromosome 6, whole genome shotgun sequence, the genomic window AATATATTCAGAGCCCAGAGGGCGTTTAAAGCATGTGGGAGATGAACCAAATTTAACAGTAGTGAGCTGTTGTTACCTCAACAACTAACACGGTTTATTCGACCATGTCTGATGTTATCTTCCTCATCAAAACTCGCGCGACGTGCCTATTCCCAGCAATAACGCCTGAACCCAATTGCGCCATGGCCCCATGCAAATATGCCTCGCTAGATCTCATCACGCATCAAGACCACCAGTATGTCTAGGGGATTCCGAATTAGTCTGGTTCGTAGTCGAGAAATTTCCTCCATTTACAAGGCCGCTGCTAAACGAGTTACGAAATGCTGGTCGAACATAAGCCCGATGGGGGGCATTTGATGCCAGACGCTTAGCTGGTCTGACTGGGGAaaaatctccatcatcatcatcactaccAGTCAGATCGATCACTTGGGCTGCCGAGCGTTTGTTAGTGGACAGACGAGCTGCAGATGACGTCGCTGACGGCTCCCGGGATTGAGCGGGTGTCCTCTCTAGGGAGAGGCCCGATGCTGGGAGTGACTCCTGCTTCACACGCACAATGCCAGGCTCTTTGATCTCGATCAactcgtcctcgtcctctgtCGCCGGAGTGACGCCCCCAGTACCTTTGAACTCGTCTTCCTTTGGACTCGACCACTTCCCGTCCGGTTCAATAATTACCTGTTCCACATCCGGCGATGTGGAATGGAGTATGTCATCAACATATCTTCACAGTTAGTGTATTTTACGTGACAGTTGCGAATTCGCGCAGCTTACTGGTCAATTTGCAATGATTCATAACTGGTGGCCTTGGAACAAACTGGACACGACCATGTAGGCGCTTGTTCCTGCAACTGTAAGAACGACGATGCATCAAAACACTGGTTATGCGTGCAGACGACAGTGCGACAGGGGACCTCGATCCGCAGCGTGGAAAGAGGGCATTTCAGGGACATGACAGTGGAGGTGGCAACGATGTCGGAATCCTCCGCTCTATTCTTCACTGCGAACTATTAGAGGAATTCAATGCATGGGAAGGATAGACGGGTGCATACTTTCTCGTAATACCTGTTCTTTTGTGAttgttttcctcctcttcaattCCAAGACAAGGTCCTCAACGGGATGACGCTGGACAAGGTTCACAAGAACGAAAAATCTCTACAAGACAGTCAGGAAGAATATATAATGGGCATTGACATGATGGAATGAGCTGAGCATAGGTGGGTCTGAAAGGGACGGCTTGCCTTTTGCGTAAGCGCATAAGTCATAACAATATGATTGGGATACCCAGGCTTTTTGCGGATATAATTCGTCACATCCGCGGGCCTTGTTGTACCAGGCTTATTCTTGAGCCCTTTCAGATTAGCCTTGACCTCGTCCAGATTCGCTTTGAGCTCAACTTGGTGAGGGAAAGCGATATCGGACTTGGTATATTGATTGAGGCCACTGTCCGCTGCGCAATAAACCATTACCCGAAGATTTGGATCAGCTTGCAATCTTGAAGCTACAGTTGGGGTAAGGACGACTTTCAGCTCGACATTGTCCCTGGTTTGCTCGCGTACTTAAGAAGTTAGACTTGACTGGCGGTTGATCTCAGTTGATAGGATTAATGCTCACTTTTGCATTCTACAGTAGGAGTAAGCTGCTCCAAGATTGTGTAGAACGGGCTGTCTTTGAATGAAATACGACCTGAAAACACATGAGCAACAATCATAGAGAAATGAAGCGCGCATAGGTTACCAGGTGTGAATCCATGCGATGACATTGGTATAGTCAAAGGCGTTGGCCTATGTTGTGTTTGTATTGACTGGGTAATATGTGATGCGTGATATGGTTGACTTGGCAAAGGTTGTTGTGTCGTTGATGTCCCAGGCATCGCGCGATGCGCTGTAGCATAAATGAATCTCCTTAGATTATCATAACGCTCGGTATGTCCTCCTTGATTGAGCCGCTCGATATCTAGATAATTCAGTCAACAGTGTTCTGGGCAGTCTAAGTGTTCTTAAACCCCAATTGAAATGAGAACAAAATGGCAGATAAAGGGAGAACTAACAGTCTATTATCCGGAGTTGTAGCGAGGCTTTAACACCAGAAACAGCGAGCCCCTCACTCCTTAAGATATCTTTAAGCTGTGCATTTGTGAGTGTCTTTATCAAAGCAACAATGCTCTGGAGCTCAGACGACTGGACAGCAGAGGCCATGATTCCGAGCTGATATGACGAGTGCGGATGGCAGGGTACAAGTTAACTCAAGAAGTGTGGTTAGAGGCGAATGCGTTTAGATTGCCAGCCGTATTGACAAACATTTCAGCTCTTATCTTATTAACGACAATTGTCAGCAGGGACTCAGATGAAGTAGAAGAACAATAAAAAGacgagaaaaagaataaCAAAAGGAAAGCTCTATACATTTGTGACCGAGACTCCTGTCGCATCTGAGTGCGACAGAGCAAATACCTAGTTAAGGTTTCCGAAGTGATGACATAAGATGGCCCAGCACGAGCCTAGAGTGCAGTTCGGAAAAAAATATCTAGTGCGATATCGAGATCTCAACTTTCCCTCCCTTGTTCACCACCTTTCAGATATCCACGTCTCCGATCGTTCTCTAAGGTTCTTTGCTAAGTTTTACTTGAAACAAACAACATGGCAAAGAGTGTTCGAGCCAGTGTAACCAAGCGCAACAGGGCCAAACTCCGGGCCACAGTCTTTGGCCCTGCTGCTGATGCACGGACAGAGAGGCTATCTGCAAAGTTGAAAGAGCTGGCTTCTCAGCCGATAATCAGAGAACACAAAAGTTCAAGTATGGAACTGGATTCTACAGGAACTGGTTCGTTGCTCCCACAATCAGTGCTTGATATAGTTCAACTGCATGTTCATTCAATTAACAGTCTCATTCCACTGTACAGGTAGCCAAGTTAAATCTACAGACAGCAAATCATCAGTAATAAATGAAGGTGGGcacatttttcttctctacctCATCCCCAGAGATCAAATCTCCGCGGAATCACATTGCTGATATCGGTGTCCTTCTAGACATGGATGTCGACACAATGTCTGTTAAGCACACTCAAAGTCGCTCTAAGAAGCCAGGACGTGTTCAAAAACGCAAGAAGGCCCGTTCTTCCATTGTCTTCCAAACGCATCCTTTGAAAACAAAAAAGGGATCTCGAAGGAAGTGATGAATAAATCTCGAAAGCGGACGATTGGCATCTGAAAAGCGGCGTTGGGAGTTTAGCTTGCAAAAGGCACTTGCATTTTTCCAGCTCCACTGCGTCAAACATGTGGGGGCGTTATTGTACAAAACTATCAAGCACAACCATTCCTGGGCGGTAACCCGAGATGGGGACTCTGAGTTTGCATACAGAGGTACTAGAAGGAACAGGTGCTTTTTAACAAAACTGTCAAAGATTAATGTTTTTAGCTTAAGGCCATTCACTACTATTATGGCTTTCACGTTTCCACTTATCTGTGTTAAAAGTGCATACTCTGGGTATCTCCATTTGGGTATCTTCATGAAAAGACGGGGTATTGCATGCATATACCTCTCTAAAGTAATAGAATTTAGCAACATGctattgttattattatgCAGCTGGGCATCTGGCTCCACGCAATGCTAACCACTTATGGGATGCGGTGCCCCAGGGATGTGGTTCTGTTCCTTGACATCTCTAAAGATAAGTGTATAGGATCTCCAATTATTTGATCATATAGGGAATCACGCCTTGAATTCCGCTCTAAATCTATAAGTTGAGGCCAAATGCTATGCAAATAGGACAATGTTATCTCTGCTGTTATCACCCGCGGTGACCAACATCAATTTTTGATTCGTGTGGACGTTTGACTTTGACAAGCCTGGATTATACGTCCCACCATCCCTACAGCAACAGATCAATCCATCTACCCGGACAATCTACTTTCAAATTTGTTCCTCCAGCGCGCAAAagaaataaagaaaataATTAGCCATTACAGTGGAGACCTATCATCAAAGTTAGACTGTAATCAGAAAGTAGGATACATTGACATTGCGGAGGTTGCGGAGGTGGTCTATTTTGCCGCTTGGATGCCGTACTTGGCTTAGCATGTTGTCCATAATTTCAGTCAGTACCTCCTTTCAACAGGCTTTGGAGACTTCACACAATCTGGCAGCTTATGAGGCCTCTACAATCTTAAGCAGGCCACGGTTGATATGCGACAGATTTCAATACTCTATTGAGCCCCCTGGCGCTCGGGTCAAAGATATCAAAGCCTGCAAGATGGCTTTCAAAGGAGAACATCGGGCAATTCTAATCGCCAATATACTCATTGTTGTAGCCATTTCAATATTTTCGTCCGGATTTTTTCCCTACAAGTCCTTACTTCCAGGACTGGCCACATTTGCTGAGACCAATATTGGCACTGTGGCACCAAAAGTCTTTGATAGAGTGATTTTCATGGTGATTGATGCTTTGCGCAGGTACGATTGATTGTATCTAAATGCTCAATTCTGTATCTTTAGCTGAGCCTCAATGCCAGTGATTTCGTTTATTCGAAGACTTCCGGATTCTCTTTCACCCAAAGGTCAACCAGAAACCACATAATGATCTTGCCACAGAATTTGCTGCTGACTGAGGCATTTTGACATTAACAGCCTAATCCGTTCCGGAGCGGCTCTACCTTTCACGGCCCATGCCAGCTCTCCAACGGTCACTATGCCACGGCTTAAGGCCATGACAACTGGCTCCGTGCCGTCCTTCTTGGACGTCATATTGAACATCGCAGAGTCTGATACGTCTTCTACCCTTGCATATCAAGATACATGGCTAGCGCAGATAAAGGCGCAGGGAGGTCAGCTTGTTATGTACGGCGATGACACTTGGATCAAGCTATTTCCGGGAGTCTTTGATAGGTGTGACGGGACTACTAGTTTCTTCGTATCGGTCAGTCATAACCACTGAAGAGAAGACACACGAACGGGTCAATTAATCAATAGCAACCTACAGGATTTCACTGAAGTAGATCACAACGTTACTCGCCATGTCCCGCGGGAGCTATCAGAGCGCGATTGGTCAGCCTTCATAATGCACTTTTTGGGATTGGACCATATTGGTCACAAAGCTGGCCCTAAGAGGTGAGACAGTCAACTTTCACTTCGCTTTCCGAGTTGTGTTCTAATATCGCAGTCGACATATGATGACAAAACAACGAGAGATGGACTCGATCGTTGCTCTAATTTATGCCGCAAtggaggaacaggaacaTCTTCAGTCGACCCTGTTTGTTCTGTGCGGAGATCATGGCATGAACGATGCCGGGAATCATGGTGGCTCGTCACCAGGAGAAATTTCGCCCGCCCTGCTTTTCATTTCACCGAAATTTCAGACTAAAACAACCCCGGAAGACAGTCCAGTTGAAGCATTTAGTGACTTGCAATACTATCGGACTGTCGAGCAGGTGGATATCACGCCGACTCTGGCAGGGCTCCTTGGTTTACCTATTCCGCTGAATAGTCTCGGCGTTTTCATACCAGAGTTTCTAATGATGTGGGATAATGGTATTGTCGTCAGCTTCCTTCTGTCTGTAACGTATTTGAAAACTGACATGTTGCCTCTTGGCTCTAGATGCTCACAGAATTGATATCCTGCTTCGAAACGCCAAGCAGATGCTTAGCGCAATGAAGGGGACCTTTCCCGATCTAGATGTTGAAGCAATTACTCCTCCTCACGGCTGCGACAAGCAGTTGGCAACAGGTCCCGCCAAAGTTCAGTGTGCTTGGTTTCAAGCACTACAATTGATCCAGGGACCGGAGCGTAACAAAACAACTCTGCCAGATGTCGAATCGGCTTTACTAAGTGTTCTAAGATCTGCCCAGGACGTGATGAGCAGCACTGCCAGCAAATACAATACAACAAGACTTTATTTGGGCTTGTTCGTCGCGGCTCTTGCTGTCTTactctctttttttccagCATATGGATTGGGCTCAAAGTATAGCTATGCTGTGACATTTCTCATGTTGATCATTATAAGCTACGGTGGTATGATGTTTGCCAGCAGCTACGTGGAGGAAGAGCAACAGTTCTGGTATTGGGTCGTCACGGCATGGACTGTGTATTTGCACATCAAATCACTCCGCCCATGGCATGGCTCAAAAGATACTCGGTTCTCGTTCTCACCATTTGCAAGATGTATGACAGTTGGGCTGGCCATCTCTTATCGGATTCTCAGACGCTGGAATCAAACAGGCCAAAAATTTGCTGCTGAGCCAGATATTGCGCGAGATTTCTTTCCTCGCCATCAGAATATCTTGTGGGCCTTGATTATACTGACTTACTTTGATACATGCATGCATCTTTGTCTCAATTCACACTCGAGTAATATCTGGCGTTCTGCAGCTATACTGACGACAATAGCGGCCTTCTTTTTCAAGCTGGTTTTCGTGGCGTCCGACTCTCCCGAGCTTCTTTACGAGTCTCTCCTATCACCCATACAGAAAAGCCTTGAAGAGATGCCATTGGTTCCACCTGCAAGACTCGTCTTCTGTGGAATTGCCCTACTGGTGGTGACATCGTTCTGTATGATGAATGCCACGCAGAAACGATCTTCTCTAACAGGAGGCGAGTGTTGACTATTACTACCGCGCGGGGTTTTACTGACAAACATTAGTGATTCCGCCGGGCAATATATTTCATGAAAGCCTGACCCTCTTCTTGATAACACAGTCAAAAGCCGTCAATATCCCGATCTTTCTGATGTTTCGACTGCAGGCTATtattcttgattttctgAAAATGAGCGCTATTGAAGTGACCCTTACGTCCTTGCTTTCGCAGAATATGACATTTTTTGCATTTGGAGGTTCGAATGCAATATCTTCTGTCGATCTTTCCAACGCATACAACGGGATTGGCAGTTATAGTGTTGTGCTAGTTGGAGTCTTGACATTCATAAGCAATTGGGCTGGGCCCATATGGTGGGCATCCGCTGCTCGGCTTCTCTACTCAAATCCAACCTTTGCGGAAAGATACGGCCAAAGAACCCTCCTAACCTTCCATGCTGCAACGTCTTTGATGTCCGTTATGGCGGCTTGTACAATGTTACGGACACATCTTTTCATTTGGACAGTCTTTTCACCAAAATATCTTTATACATTGGCTTGGACTATTCTCAACCATATGTTCATCAATTTACCTGCTACGGCGAACGTGTCGCAAGTTTTGAACTGGCAATATGCGTTTCATTCAGTTGCTTGTCGTTAAACGAGTTGATATAAGAATACAAACTGGGCATACTTCTAATTAATGATACATTCGGGAACTTAGATGGTCCGCAAGTACTTGAAAAATGTCTGACCCTAAGCAGCCAGCATAATCATAGGACCCCATTGAAAAGATCATCGATggcattcttcttcctcttcttctggcccGAAGGTTTGACAGCTACAGTAGCGGTTTCTTTTGCTTCCCTTTGGTGGCTATTTGGTTCTTCTGAACCAGCTTGCTTGCCAGATTGAAAGCTTGGAAGAGGGATAAAAGACTCGCTCAACCGAGAAACAACTTCTCCCACATCCTCCTGTTGCAAATTCTTAAGGCAAGTCGACGGCCGAAATGCCATTTTCTTTCCACGCAGGGAGTTCATCTCCTTGTCTATTCCTGTCGCTTTAGTTAAACGAGCAAGTGCAGCTATCAGCACTATGCCTATTGTAGAAAACTGGCCATCGGCTATGACTCTCGAGAATGCTCTGATACATGTTTAGTCATTGAAAGTAATGAACCCAAGGTATCAGAAAGCAATGGCAGAGTGATATGCCATTATAGCATGACTTACAGGTAACAATTTGGAATGACATGCAAAGCCAGGTGCTCTTTATATAGGCGAACCGTATGGAAGGCATCGGTCTCCAATGACTTGGCGAGTTTCAGAGTGATGCGTTTCAGGATAGACAACCATTTCCACCATTTCGTGTTTCCGTGCTGATTCTTATTTCGGTGGAAAACTAAATGAAGCAGTGAATGTAAAGCTATGATTTCTTTGACATCCATTACTTCTTTTAAGTACTCTGATGGCAATGAGCTGCACATGAATCTTAAAGAATAATGTTAACTAGGAAGTTCTTGTGCGGAACAAACTATAACCGGCTGTTCAAATCCATTGTTCAATGAGAAGATGCTGGGAACGGGCGTGGTCAGGTAAAGAATCAAAGGGAGAGCGTGAAGGCAAGCAAATAAGCAAGGGAAAAGAATTACAAGATGAAAAAGGACAGAGAGAAAAATCGTATTAGTAAAtagaatgatgatgaagagaaacaaaCCTACGCCGTGGTTTAGATACCCTTTGTAGACCGGGGCAGTTTTTTTGGCATTTTTGGAACTGCTAGCTAGataaggaactactagtacCCCACCCGCACCTGAAAAATCGTGATCTCATCACGAAGTTGATCGACGAAGTCGAGCAACTAACACGCATACGGTTTGCAGAGAAATTAATGCCGTCCACGCAAGCAACTAAATGCGGTCAGGTCGGCTATTTGCGCTTTCAGGTAGAGACAGTCTACGAATGAAGACAAATCAAGAAAAATGGCAAGTCATGAGCTGATCACTTTGATCTCTCCTGGAAATGGagtaaagaaaagggaagtAAAAGAGCAGGCATAATTTCGATCATTAACTCAGGATAGACACCAGGAGGAAAGACACCTAAATCTCACAGAGATGGGCTTCCAAATGGAGATGAACCCAACATTGGACTCGAACTGAGGCCCCCATATTGCGTGCCAGCCAGGGCATTAAATGGTTCTCTCCTATGAATCAGACCAGTCGGCCATCTCACTCTCAGAGTGTCTGCTGTACTCGGGACAAGAAGTTAGTGGGGTAAATTGAATTCGTGAAGGGTCCTGCATCGCCAGCGAGGTCAAGTCCCAATCGACACGTTTTTCGCAGGTATTGTCTCGCAATTTCAATGATTAATTTCCTAAACTTCAATGCCCGGAGGCACATTAGAAGAAGGGTTTGCTTTCTCGGCCGGTATTTGCTCTAGGATGTTCTTGGACCACGCGCAGAGATTGTCGGATCATACCATATGGTTGATGTAGGATAAGTGCAGGGAGCACTTCTCAGGCCATTGTTGACACCAAAGGGATGTGCAGCAATTGTCTGGACATATACGATCTCTCGCTCAGCAGCCGTAGTCCCACGATCGAATTGTGAACGACGTCGACGTTGTTCGTCCCGATATTGCTGTCCGACACGTGGCGCGAACAATCCTGGTGACATGATTTGTTAGCAGACCGTCATATTGTCCTAGAAATATATGAACTTACCAATATGTTCAGCATTTTCGATACTGCGACGCATTTTCGAAGGGTTATCTGGTCCGGGAAAACGATCTTCTGTTCCAGCCAGAGGCCCAGTGCCGGTGTGGAAAATCTACACACTCTATTAGTTTTCGCGTTATCCAGTTTCACGTTGATTATGTCGCGCTCACCTTTGGACGAAACGATGGATGCTCCAGCATGACCGAACTATTCCGGAATTTCTGTATAAGGCAATCTTTGCCCTGGATCGCTGTATTCAGGAGTCAGAATACCCAACCTCGTTGTTCAGCAGGTGGCACGTACTAGCATACGAAACTTCCGCGACCTTGTCACTGTTAAAGCAGTTCCTaattgattgatgatcaGCGTATGTTGGCAAAGAGGGTAGGTGGGTCTTGTACCAGGAACGCCCAGCTCGCGTTTTGACAAACTATTATTTTCAGTAAAATGGGCGGAAACAAGGGGACAGGGGGTCCTCACATCGATTATATCAATCGGCTGGCGATTTGTTAGACAATGTTCGAAGGGATAGGGGCCAAATGTTCCTATGACTTACGTCTTCAAAATTGATAAAAGCGTATCCGACGCTGGCAATAATGTGAGTATGATCAGGTCATCAAGAAGCTGTGCATGGGTAAAGTTATTAACTCACTTGCAGTTGTTCGCAAAGTCTATAAAGTTGAGAGTAAGCTTCATCTTGCAATCAAACAAAGAGTGCAACTTCTCACCAATACGCAAATACATGAAGTCATACTTCCCGTGGCTGGTCTCGTCAACGATCGCCTTGAGCATAGTCTGAGCAAGTTAGATACCGTGCCGCTTCCGTTGACAAGTGTTGGACTTACTTGATCAATTTTATTCGGGATATTGCGGAGCATGATCTGAAAATTTAGCAGGTCAGTCCCTGGACGAGGGCAGCATGATCAATCATACATACAGTCGTTCTGACATCTAAGCCAAGGCGAATTCTTTCGATATCAACAGCATTTTGGCTAATGACACGGGCGTCAGGATAACGACTAATCTCGCGCCGAGGCGAGTGCAAGTTTTTCTCTCCTGCCCTGGACATCCAATCCATAAGACCGACGTGCTCTCCTGAAGGCACAATGGAGCGGCCAGTGGGGCTAAGCTCCATATAAGGCGTTCTGAACGGGCGTGTTGGGGCAGACGGCGAGCTTCTGTGGTATGAAGTACCATTGCGTGAGCCTCCGTCCTTAACTGGAGATAGGCTCGGCAGAACATTGAATGGTCTGTCTTCGGTGACGTCAGGCTTGAAAAGGGTAATATCTAGAATACAATCCTTTACCAATGATGCATCAGTATTCTCGGTCACTTTTACGAAAATATGCTGGTCATAGGAGAATTGTAATGTGAAAGGCAACCCGATTCATAATGTTTCACTTACATCGACTGTGGTACCATTCAGTGTCACCATTGCATTATCAGCATCACGCGTGTTATAGAACTCGAGGTGGAACTCGCTGACATTATCCTGTCCCCTGGGAAGTAGATCGAATGCCTTCAGGTCCCCAAACGTCGTTGCAAGTGTTTGGAGGGAGCGCGCTACAGTATGCGAGTTGAAAGTGGGGTTTCGGCTATCGTAGTACATGGACACAAGCAAATGCCCTTCATAATCTGATGTCtggtggagaagagacgGCTCGGAATGCTGCACATATTCCTTCGCAGTAAGTGGGAAAATACGCCATTCtggtcgaagaaggcgaacCTTCTCGATTGCCTTCTTCGCTTCACGACTATCTGCAAATGCAACATATACTTTGCCCAAGGAGCTGAGTTCATTAAGAACTGGTCCTTTGAGAGTTGCAAACTCGCGACGCTTTTGCAGAGTTAGCATTCTACTACATGAGCAGCTAATCTGAAAACTTACATTGAAGAAACCAGCCAAAGACATGAAGTTAAGACTGGCTGGAACATTTTCAATGACAAATGCGCGGCTACGTCTGTCGTTGTCAAAATTTCCGGCGAATATGCCAGTTGGGCAGCCTTTTTGAGTGATTGGAGCACGGCCAATAGGCCCATAATTCGGCAGGCCCTGCTCATATACTCCTCCCGGTCCGTTTCTGGCTCCGCAGATTTCAACGTTAGCTTGAGCGTTCAAGGAGCCGATTTCCGAACGGCCGCGAACTTGGATATCACTGGCAGCACTGCCGGCTATCCCAATAGGGGTGAAGCTTGCTGCATGTGGGGACAGCTGCCCGCTATTAGATGTGTTTAGCGGCACCAAAAATGGATCCGCTGGGCGCCTAAACAGTGTTAACGGAGAAGTGAAATCGTTTTATATTGCACTTACGCCGTGTACAGCCTGCAGAATCCAGCGTCGCCGAGGGAGGTAGCAACACTAGTTTCAGGACGACCTTTGGATCGTACATCCTcgggtgagaaggctgtaAGCTTGGTATCGGGGGATCCATTGAGCGAGATTCCATCGTTCGTCGAACATGGACTGCTCAACCCACGAGAGGAATTGTTGGCCCTCATTACAAGAGAACAAACTGGTGTCTTGTCAGGGAACAAGGTCAAGTTACTGAGCCTTCAGCAACAGTATGGCAGCCGTTTCTGAAAAAATGAGCAATTTGCGAAGTGTCTTAAAGATATTTGCGATTGCAcctcaagaagagaagttgTAGGAATCGGCGGAAGTGACACTTGTCTTAACAATTAGAAGAGCATGGGGAAAAGGCCTGATTTGCAAATATTTAAGAGGAGATGATACAGAGTAAAACAAAACAGTCGATAGAGACAACATGAGAAGGTGAAGAGCAACACCCCGGCGACATCAACGGGGCTACTATGTGTACGATTTGTTTTCGCACATCAGTGATATAATAACAGCCAAAAGGGGTAAACAAAGATTTAACTATATCGATTCCCAAAAGAAAAATGAACATCATATATTATCTTCTCAGGCCTTACCATTCATGGCAGAAATGCTGTTATCCTAGGTTAATGTCAAAGCACTTTTTAAGGCCATGGTTCAAGTAACTTAATGGCTTCAGGAGAAACACACATATTGCATGATCTGAGTCACGTTCAGGGTGTATAGGAAATGATAGCGCCTAGAAGAAGAGTAAGTGAAGGGGATAATCATATTAGTGCCTACTTACTACTCTTTAAGAAAGCAATTCTGACTAGTATTTCATGGCATTAACCCAACACAACCTAATGAAGCTAATTATTTATATGTTGATCTTATATATTTTCTAAGACACCTACCTGGCTATACACAA contains:
- a CDS encoding Siz/PIAS RING finger protein; the protein is MASAVQSSELQSIVALIKTLTNAQLKDILRNYIERLNQGGHTERYDNLRRFIYATAHRAMPGTSTTQQPLPSQPYHASHITQSIQTQHRPTPLTIPMSSHGFTPGRISFKDSPFYTILEQLTPTVECKIREQTRDNVELKVVLTPTVASRLQADPNLRVMVYCAADSGLNQYTKSDIAFPHQVELKANLDEVKANLKGLKNKPGTTRPADVTNYIRKKPGYPNHIVMTYALTQKRFFVLVNLVQRHPVEDLVLELKRRKTITKEQVLREMKNRAEDSDIVATSTVMSLKCPLSTLRIEVPCRTVVCTHNQCFDASSFLQLQEQAPTWSCPVCSKATSYESLQIDQYVDDILHSTSPDVEQVIIEPDGKWSSPKEDEFKGTGGVTPATEDEDELIEIKEPGIVRVKQESLPASGLSLERTPAQSREPSATSSAARLSTNKRSAAQVIDLTGSDDDDGDFSPVRPAKRLASNAPHRAYVRPAFRNSFSSGLVNGGNFSTTNQTNSESPRHTGGLDA
- a CDS encoding putative meiosis protein MEI2 translates to MRANNSSRGLSSPCSTNDGISLNGSPDTKLTAFSPEDVRSKGRPETSVATSLGDAGFCRLYTARPADPFLVPLNTSNSGQLSPHAASFTPIGIAGSAASDIQVRGRSEIGSLNAQANVEICGARNGPGGVYEQGLPNYGPIGRAPITQKGCPTGIFAGNFDNDRRSRAFVIENVPASLNFMSLAGFFNRREFATLKGPVLNELSSLGKVYVAFADSREAKKAIEKVRLLRPEWRIFPLTAKEYVQHSEPSLLHQTSDYEGHLLVSMYYDSRNPTFNSHTVARSLQTLATTFGDLKAFDLLPRGQDNVSEFHLEFYNTRDADNAMVTLNGTTVDDCILDITLFKPDVTEDRPFNVLPSLSPVKDGGSRNGTSYHRSSPSAPTRPFRTPYMELSPTGRSIVPSGEHVGLMDWMSRAGEKNLHSPRREISRYPDARVISQNAVDIERIRLGLDVRTTIMLRNIPNKIDQTMLKAIVDETSHGKYDFMYLRIGEKLHSLFDCKMKLTLNFIDFANNCNVGYAFINFEDPIDIIDFVKTRAGRSWNCFNSDKVAEVSYATIQGKDCLIQKFRNSSVMLEHPSFRPKIFHTGTGPLAGTEDRFPGPDNPSKMRRSIENAEHIGLFAPRVGQQYRDEQRRRRSQFDRGTTAAEREIVYVQTIAAHPFGVNNGLRSAPCTYPTSTIWYDPTISARGPRTS
- a CDS encoding DUF2423 domain-containing protein, whose amino-acid sequence is MAKSVRASVTKRNRAKLRATVFGPAADARTERLSAKLKELASQPIIREHKSSSMELDSTGTGSQVKSTDSKSSVINEDMDVDTMSVKHTQSRSKKPGRVQKRKKARSSIVFQTHPLKTKKGSRRK
- the las21 gene encoding mannose-ethanolamine phosphotransferase LAS21 translates to MAFKGEHRAILIANILIVVAISIFSSGFFPYKSLLPGLATFAETNIGTVAPKVFDRVIFMVIDALRSDFVYSKTSGFSFTQSLIRSGAALPFTAHASSPTVTMPRLKAMTTGSVPSFLDVILNIAESDTSSTLAYQDTWLAQIKAQGGQLVMYGDDTWIKLFPGVFDRCDGTTSFFVSDFTEVDHNVTRHVPRELSERDWSAFIMHFLGLDHIGHKAGPKSRHMMTKQREMDSIVALIYAAMEEQEHLQSTLFVLCGDHGMNDAGNHGGSSPGEISPALLFISPKFQTKTTPEDSPVEAFSDLQYYRTVEQVDITPTLAGLLGLPIPLNSLGVFIPEFLMMWDNDAHRIDILLRNAKQMLSAMKGTFPDLDVEAITPPHGCDKHVLRSAQDVMSSTASKYNTTRLYLGLFVAALAVLLSFFPAYGLGSKYSYAVTFLMLIIISYGGMMFASSYVEEEQQFWYWVVTAWTVYLHIKSLRPWHGSKDTRRWNQTGQKFAAEPDIARDFFPRHQNILWALIILTYFDTCMHLCLNSHSSNIWRSAAILTTIAAFFFKLVFVASDSPELLYESLLSPIQKSLEEMPLVPPARLSKAVNIPIFLMFRLQAIILDFLKMSAIEVTLTSLLSQNMTFFAFGGSNAISSVDLSNAYNGIGSYSVVLVGVLTFISNWAGPIWWASAARLLYSNPTFAERYGQRTLLTFHAATSLMSVMAACTMLRTHLFIWTVFSPKYLYTLAWTILNHMFINLPATANVSQVLNWQYAFHSVACR